The Streptococcus mitis region CTACTCTCATTATGATACTCATCTGAATTTTTAATATGGTAAGCTGTTAATGCTTTTTGTGACCAAGAACCATCATTTATAAAATCTTTATCATCAGGGTATAATTTATCCTTACCATAATAGAATTTATTAGATCTCCGTTTCCTACCCGAAACCCTACCTTCTGTAAGAAAAAGTACCACAAAAGAAATCATAAAAATTACACCGAAATGATCAAGAATTTCTACTACTAGTTCCCATATAGCTTTAGGGACTTCATAAAAATAATTTCTCTCTACTACAGGTGCATCAGCTAAGTCATAATCTTGATTGGATATGTTTTGGATTATATCAATCACAGCTCCATCATAGTCTTTGGCTCGCATCTTATCACGAGAGGCATCTAAGATTTCCCTAGCTTTTGTATCAGTCAATATAGTAGCTAGGTTATTAGAAGTCTCAATACGAAACTTTCTATCTTTTATAGCAATCAATAATAATGCACCCTTATTTGAATCCGAATAGCCAATTTTCCAAGATCTGGCAATCGTATTGGCTGACTTTTCTAAAGATTCACCATTTAAACTCTCAACAATATAAATACCAATTTGAGTATCCGATTTACCATTTAATTCTATTAGTTTATCTGAAACAACCTCTGATAAATAATGGTTTGGATCATAAATACCATTAGAAGGCCTATCTGGTATCACTAGATCTGCGTGAGTTGGTCCAATGAAAAATAACAGGATTGTAAAAAAAGACATTAAGATTAAAACTATTTTTTTCATCATAAAAGTCGGACCTTCTTTCTTTTAAAAATTTGCAATTTCAATAAGAATGAGAATAAATGATATTCTTTTTAAAATAGAATACTTCGATAAAGTCATCTTTCTATCAATCTATTGTATATGGTAGTTTCATTATAAGTTATTTATCTCACTTAATCAACGTAAAATATAGGAAAATTTGTTCTAAGTTTTTATTAAAACTATTATCTCTTAGTAATGAATACTAGCTTCGAACCTGACCATTAAATCAAGCTTTCTCCATCGTTTTCATACTGGAATTAAGATAGATGCAATTGGCACTATGGCAAGTAATAACTGTGCTAGAAGGTTATTAAGACCACGGGTAAAGAGATTAATTCCATACATTAAGAACCATAAGAACAAACTAACATTCAAAAAGTTCTGCTTGAAGCACCTCACCAATCCTTAGCGATTGGTTGCTTTTTATTGTAAAACTAACTGATTTCATAATAAACTGCTTTCTTACTATCTTAACTATATAGGGAGATTTTTTCTAGTTCGAATTAGAGAAAACTTTTCTGCCTCGATTGGTAAAGAACAGTAATACAAATGTCCATACCTACTTTCAACTAAATTCTCCTCCTTCCATAGTCCATTTCTATTTAAAAATTCTATATCGTCGGAAACAATCGTTACCCATGAATTTGGTTTATCTAAATTATCATCACTTCGTTGAAAAATATCCCATTTTTGTTCATTAAACCAAATATAATCTATAATTTTATATTTTTTTTCAACCTGTTTCTCTGTCAAATATTTTCTATATTGTTTCAACTCTGAATCAAATAATTTATAACCATTATTCTCTGATAAAGGATCATAGGAAATCAAATAATATCCTGTACTATCACAATCAAAGTATTGATGTTCAATTCCATCAACCACTATGTATAATTTATCCATCATCCCTCCACGTAATACATTTTACCATAGTTACAACTACAAACTATCAGGGCTTACGTCACTCATTTCCTGACTCCGTCTGTTCTATATTTTGTTCATTCTCCCGTTTCTCATTGAAATCTTTAAATGTTTTATCAATGACCCTCTTAACTCCATTCCAGAAATATGGTAAGGGTAATTTTGACTCTCCTTACTTGAAGTTTGACTTTGTGTACTTTCTTCAGTTGAAGAGGTCTCGTTCAAATCTGATGTTGTCGTAGTAGATGTAGGTTCAGAATTTGAACTTTTCTTTGACTTAGGAATGTAGTTACTATCAATTTTAGGTATATTTTTAATTTCCTCAATAGTAGGAATTTTAGGATTTTCTTTAACAGGTCTATACAACATCGAAAATGTGAAGAATAAGGCTAACACCGATGCGATAAACGGAAATATCTTTTTATCTGATTCATCTGAGGGAACCTTAACTACACTGGTACTAAGTGCCTTCCATTCAGGGTGTACTTCTTCGATGGCTTTTTTCTCTTGCCAAAGCGGAACGAGAAAGAATTGGTTGAAAGGTACAACTGTAGCCATAGCTGTCGCTCCTAATGGAATAAACCTATTGGAATTTACAATAAGCACGATACTTAGTATAGATAATAATACGAATAGAACTATTACTAATACTAGTCGCATTTTATATTCTTTTTTAATCTGGAGATATCTTTCTTTGGATAGCTTTTCTTGATCTTGATTGGGATGATTTGAGTCTTCCGATATGTTTTCCTTATCTGAAAAAATGTCATCATCAGGTAATTCTACTTTCAAACTCATATCCGAATTCTGCAATACCTTCTGAACCGCTGCAAGAAAGGCTAGTCCATTATCAGATGGAGAATATTGGAAGGTAATATGGATGACTTTTTTGTCAAACTTATCACCGTATCGTTCTACATACTGCTTACTTTCGAGGAAGTGAATATAATTATTAATTTTTTCTTGCAGAATTTCAAGATGGACTGCTTCTATCTCTTCCTCCCAGCCAACTGAATCCACCAGAAGAAGCTCTAAATGACTATCAACTATACCAATTGCATTAAGTTCGCTAGGTTCCAGTTCTGAAACAATGGCCTGGGTGACAATTTGTCTAAATTCCTCTGCTGTGAAAAGACAACGGCTATTTTCAGGATTTTTCAAAATAAAGGAAGGATGATCTTCGATGAAGAGCTTATCGGATTCATCTTGTGTATACTGTTTTTTAGATTTCCAAAAACGATAATCTGCATAATTCATCAACTCTTTACCAGTATGTTCTCCAGACATATAACTATCTGCAGCTTCTTTAGGGATTTCTTGAACTACTTCTGGACAGGTAATATTAAAAGTTGGATAACGTAAGAAATACTTATTTCCATCTTGACAGATTTCCAACATATCTTTTTGACTAGTATAAATCGACTTCATTTCTAATATCTATTAACTCCTTGTGTTTTTTTAAATATTTTTTTCCGTACCATTCTTCTACTGTTTTCCCTTCCCACTCGCGGTATTCTTCGGGATATTTCCATTTGTAGAATGCTTGTAAATAACTAGGAAATTCGATGTAAATTAGCATAGCAATCACAGCAATATTTAGGATAATCCATGTTATCAAAAGACCTAATCCTTCCAATAAAGTTGAAAATTTTATGGAAAAACTTTTTATAATAAAGTTTATAATTACTCCAATTCCCAAAAAACTCATTCCATAAATCGCTATCTTATTGGCAATTTTGTTGCGAAGAGAAGAGCCACTTCCATTACCATACATCAGTTTTTTAAGACTTTCAATTTCAAGGCTAAACATAAAATAGGCTAATATAGTAATAAAAACAAAAATAGCAGCAACCATCCAAATAGATAAAGTTGGTAATGACATATCAATCGCTAACAGATTAAATTCAAGACTAAGCCAAATTAGAAATGTGATGACATGAAAATGATTACGATAGGGCAGTATAAAAGCTTTTCTAAAAACTTTACCAATCAATATGATAAATACCCAAATTAAGAAACAGACTAGATATACCTCAGCTGTTAGTAATGGATGTTGATAGATAGGCAATCTTAAATCTTTAGGATCAGAGTCGTGCAAGGACAGCGAGAAAACAAGAATCATAAAGTTTATAATGACAGGACCGATAAGAGTCAAAACAATATTCTGAATATGAAGAACTAGTTTAGACTTTCCTTCCCTATAATATGTTTCTAACTTAGAGAAAACATTTCCTTTCTGATACTGTAAAAAAACATCATCTTCTAGATTAAGACTTTCTTCAAAACTTGCTTTAAATAGTGACTTTTTTGTCATAAGTTTAATCCTCAATCTTCTTTTATACTAATTCTGAGTGCTTTTTCAAGTATCTCTTTCCATACCATTCTTCCACTGATTTGCCTTCCCACTCACAGTATTCCTCAGGATATTTCCATTTATAGTAGGCATAAAGGAAATAAGGAAACTCCATAAAAATAAGCATTGCAATTAACCCAATGTTTAACAAAATCCAACATATGAATAGACCTAAAAGAGTTACGGAATGTGAAAAATTAATAGAGAAAGCTTTGAAAATATAATTAACAATCACAGCCAAGCCCAATAGACCTGCTCCATAAATAGCAATACCTTTGGCAATTTTATCGAGTAAGGTAGGTGCCTTAATTTCTCCATACATTAGATTTTTCAAACCTTTAAGTTCTATCCTAAACATCCAATAAATTAAGGCTAAAAGAAGACAAACAAGAATAAAAATTTCTAATATTGTTAGAAATGGTAATGCTAAACCAATAGCAGCAAGGTCGAACTCTATAACAAACCAAATCAAAAACGTTATAACATGAAAATGAGTCCTATATGGAAGAATAAAAAATGGTTTGAAAAATTTACCAATTATAACTAAGAGAAGCCATATAAATAACCCGATTATATAAACATGAGCCGTTAAAAAATTATGATTAGAAATGGGAAAGACTAAATCTTTTGGATCACTAGTATAAAGCATTGTTGAAAAAACTAATAATAAAAAGTTGAAGCCAATCGGGAAAATGAGTGTCAATATACCATATAAAAGGGCGTTTTTTAAATAATCAAATACATTCCTTGGAGGTTTGGACACTTTTTTATCTTGTTCCTTCAATTGATACTGTAAAAAACCATCATCTAATAAATTCAAACTCTCTTCAAAACTTGCTTTAAAAATTGATTTCTTCCTCATACTTTTCACCCAAATCCTATTTTAATAACTCCTTGTGTTTTTTTAAATATTTTTTCCTTACCAGAAATCTAGATCCTAATACTCAATCTAACCCCATAATAAGGAGAGAAATTCCCTTCCAAATAAGTACTTATACTTTCTCCTATTATACCACACCTCTATTTTCATCTGAAATGGTTTCCATTTTAGGACAAGAAAAAACACTGATCATTCAGTGCTTTTTGATTGATTTACTGCCCCCTGCAGGAATCGAACCTGCAACTACTCCTTAGGAGGGAGTTGTTATATCCATTGAACTAAGGGAGCTAGAGAAAAACTCTGCTGAAAAAGCAGAGTTTTTTAGTCGAATTAACGACGGATTTCTTTGATACGAGCTGCTTTACCTTGAAGAGCACGCAAGTAGTACAATTTCGCACGACGTACTTTACCGTAACGAACAACTTCGATTTTTTCAACACGTGGAGTGTGGATTGGGAAGATACGCTCAACACCTACACCGTTAGAGATTTTACGAACTGTGTAGTTTTCTGAGATGCCAGCACCTTTACGTGCGATAACAACACCTTCAAAAATCTGGATACGTTCACGGTTACCTTCGACAACTTTCGCGTGTACACGAACAGTGTCACCAGGACGGAATGATGGGATATCTGTACGAAGTTGACCTTCAGTCAAGCTTTGGATTAATGGATTCATTTTATTCTCCTATCTTTGTCAATCTTGAGGAACCTTCCTCAGCGGATAAACTGTATTTTTGTGCGTCCATTACACACAAGATACAGTTTACCAAATTTCCACAAAAAAGTAAAGAAATTTATAGCAGAATTCCTAAAAAAATCGCAATAAAACCACCTAGATAGGTCAAAGTCAGGTAAACGTAAAAAACCTTCTTATCGCTTAACAGTCTTTGAAGTTCGTCATTCAAGGTCGAAAAAGTTGTCAAACCTCCACAAAATCCTGTTGCTAAAATAGCATAGACTTCCTTAGACTCCACATGGTTGTAGAGCAAGCCAATCAAAAAACAACCCAAAAGATTGGCTATTAGCGTTCCGAGTGGCAATTTAGATGCTTGATTATAGCGGGAAAAGAAATAGCGAACTAAAGCTCCGAAACCACAAGCAATTGCAAGATAGACGATTACCATTTCTTCCTCCCTAAATAGTAAGCTAAAAGCAGTCCTCCACCGATGCTCAAAAGCAAATACAGGACTAAACTAAGATAACGCCCTGTATCCAGTAGTTTCACAGCATCAAGTATGAGACTAGAAAAGGTTGTCAAACCACCACAAAAACCCGTCCCTAGTGCTAAAATAAGGCCTTTACTGCTTCCCTTATAGAGCAGATAGCCCTTGACAAGATAAACCAGGCAGAAAATTCCCAGATAGTTGACAAAGAGAGTTCCCCAAGGAAAGTCTGGACTGGCTGGTAACCAAGTGGAAACTAGGTAGCGAACGAGTCCACCCAACATAGCAGCTAGAAAAATCCCTAGCGGATAAAATTGTTCTTTTTTCATTTGATGTTTTGATCCTGATAATCACGCGAACGTTTGAGTATGTCAGAAAAAGTCGCGACAATAGTCTCCTGATAACGTTGCTCCTCTACACGATTTCTGACCTTTTCAAAAATAACTTCTTCTCTCTTGGTATCTAAAATTGGTTTACCCGAAGCTTTCTTATAGGCAACTACACCCTCAACTAAGTGCATTCGAGCTTCTAGAAGTTTAACAATTTGATCGTCGATTTGATCAATTTCTTGACGAATAATATCTAAATCCATACAGTCTCCTCCTTTATTTGAATTATTGTATCAAAAAGCCACCAAATAGGCTAGTAAAATCCCAACTCACGATAAGAAAAATGCACTGATTGATTGTATCAGCGCACGTTTATGCTTATCCTACTTTAGCAGCCAATTCTTCTGCGAATTGTTCTAAGCGTTCAATATCTTCTTCCTCAGCAGAAAGATCAACTTTAACACACTCTGAACCTTTTTCTGCTCCTGTCGCTACAAAAACGCGATCAAAGTCATCAACAGCCTTACAAAATTCATCGTAGAAGGTATCTCCTGAGCCGACCACTCCGTAGATTTTACCATTCAAATTGAGATCGGCTAGGTCTTCGTAGAAGTCCATCATCTCATCTGGCAATTCTCCATCACCATAGGTATAGGTCGCAACGATAGCGATGTCTGCTTCCAAGAAGTCTGAAGCGTCAACAGTTGTACATTCATCAACATCGACATCCAAGCCCAAGTCACGTAATTTATCTGCTACAATATCTGCAATTTCTTCGGTATTACCGGTCATACTGGCAAATACAATTTTTGCTAATGCCATATCGTCCTCCTCAATTTATCTTTCTCCATTATATCACATCTTTTTCATTTTAAAAATAAAAATTCTTGTGCTACAATGAAATGAGAAAGAATTGAGGTTATTTATGGACATTTGCCATCAAATTTTAGAAAAAATTAAAGAATACGACACGATTATCATTCATCGTCATATGAAACCAGACCCTGATGCCTTGGGAAGTCAAGTGGGCTTGAAAGCTCTTCTCAAACATCATTTCCCAGAAAAAACCATCAAAGCCGTAGGTTATGATGAACCAACTCTTACTTGGATGGCGGAAATGGATCTTGTTGAAGATAGTGCCTACCAAGGTGCCCTTGTTATCGTCTGTGATACGGCCAATACTGCTCGTATCGATGATAAGCGCTATCGTCAAGGTGATTTTCTCATTAAGATTGACCACCATCCAAATGATGATGTATATGGTGACCTATCTTGGGTGGATACTAGTTCAAGCAGCGCTAGTGAGATGATTACCCTCTTTGCCCAAACAACCCAACTGGCCTTGTCAGATCGAGCTGCTGAATTGCTCTTTGCAGGAATTGTCGGTGATACAGGTCGCTTCCTTTATCCTTCTACGACTGCACGGACTCTTCACCTTGCTGCTTATTTGAGAGAACATAACTTTGACTTTGCGGCTCTCACTCGCAAAATGGACACTATGAGTTACAAAATTGCTAAACTTCAAGGCTACATCTACGACCATCTGGAAGTGGATGAAAATGGTGCTGCTCGCGTTATCCTGAGTCAGGAAATCTTAAAACGATTCAATGTTACCGATGCTGAAACTGCGGCTATTGTAGGAGCTCCTGGACGTATTGACAGTGTAAGTCTCTGGGGAATTTTTGTAGAACAGGCTGATGGCCACTACCGTGTTCGCTTACGCAGTAAAATCCATCCTATCAATGAAATTGCCAAGGAACATGATGGTGGAGGTCACCCTCTAGCAAGTGGTGCTAATTCCTACAGTCTAGAAGAAAACGAAATCATCTATCAAAAGTTAAAAAACTTGCTTAAAAACTGATAAAATACTTGCCAAACTTTTCAGAATCTGATAGACTAGTATGGTAACAATCTATGGCTCGCAAAGAGACCATGGCAGAAAGGAAATATTGCAAAATGAAAAAAGATATCCATCCAGAATATCGCCCAGTTGTCTTCATGGACACAACTACTGGTTACCAATTCCTTAGCGGTTCAACAAAACGCTCTAACGAAACAGTTGAGTTCGAAGGCGAAACTTACCCATTGATCCGTGTAGAAATTTCATCAGACTCACACCCATTCTACACTGGACGTCAAAAGTTCACTCAAGCAGATGGACGCGTGGATCGTTTCAACAAAAAATACGGTCTCAAATAATGATAAAAAGAACAGTTTCAGCTGTTCTTTTTTTCTTCTTTTTATGAACCAATCACTACTACTTTCTATTTGTCAACCATCACGCTGACACTATAATTGATTTCAAACTGGGTTAAAAAATATCGAAAAGTAGCTTGATATTGAGAATGGTCAAGATGATTGAAACTACGTAACCTAGGATTGTGTTCCACTTGGCATTGGTAAATTCTCCCATCACTGACTTCTTAGAAGTCAGATAAATTAAGGGAAAAATTGAGAATGGAAGAGCGATTGAAAGAAAGACCTGTGAATAGACCAATAACTGATCTAAGGTCTTTTCTTGATGTCCAAACAAGACAGCGACTATCATCACAGGGAGCAAGGCAAAAATTCGTGTACCGATACGAATAATCCACTGAGGTAATCTCATATGCAAGAATCCTTCCATGACAATCTGACCTGTCAAGGTGCCTGTAATGGTCGAATTTTGACCACTTGCTAAAAGTGCCAAAGCAAACAAAGTGGAGAGGCTTGAACTGGCTATAGCTCCTGCTATTGTCGAATCCTGTAAAGCATTGTACATTTGGGAAAAAGCTGAAATCTCAGATGCATGACCAAAAAAGAGAGATGCTCCTAAAATGAGAAGCAAGGAATTGACAATAAAGGCTAGAGACAACTGAAGATTTGAATCCCAGGTCATAAAGCGAACAGCTTTTCGGACATCCTTCTTATCTTTGTAATTGATTTTCCTTGTTTGAGATAGAGAGGAATGGAGATAAAGATTATGAGGCATAACTGTCGCTCCCACAATCCCTAAAGCTAAGGTCAATTGACTCTCATGTCCAGGAGCAGGACTTTCAAATAAAGTCGAAGTCGGTAAATAGCCACCAAAAATCCCCTGCATACTTGGATTGGATAAAGCCACCAGATAAGAAAAGATACATAATATGGTTAAGATAAGTGTCGTCACAATAGCTTCAATCTTCTTGAAACCAAATTTCATCAATAAAAGCAAAAGAAATACATCTAAAACGGTTAAAAGGATGGCTACCATAATCGGTATGTGAAATAAAAGATTTAAGGCAATCGCTGATCCTAAAACTTCAGCCAAATCTGTCGCCATTAGAGCTAATTCTACAATTACCCATAGACTATAGCGGAGCCACTTGGGGGCATGATAGGCTGTTGCCTGCGCTAGATCCATCCTAGTCACCATACCGAGCTTTCCAGACATCTGTTGTAACTGCATGGCAATGATTGATGAAATCAAAATAACAAATAAAAGACTATACTTATAGGAAGCACCTCCAACCACACTGGTAATCCAGTTTCCAGGATCCATATAGCCAACTGCTACAAGAGCTCCGGGGCCCAAGAATACTTTTAGATTTTGCCAAAAATGATTGTTATTGGGAGTATCAATAGACTGATTAATCTCAGAAAGTGAGACCTTTTCATAAGAAGACATACATAGCTACCTCTTTCTAATCTTCTCTTTTGATATGATGTTGAAAAATAGATTTTAAAATGGTTCCTAACTTTCTCAACTCACTCTTATTATATCATAAAAATGCCACAAAGTCTTTAAAAATTAGGTGAACTTAAAATAATTATTAACACTGGTTAATTTTTTAATACTCAATAAATCAAACTTCTAACTTTACTTTCTAATCTTGTCTTTGCCTATTTTATTAATGGAGTTTTGAAAATATAATGAAAATAATTTCCTATTTTCAATTTATTCTTATTATATCACATTTTGAAATGATTCTTAAGGAAAGCATGATAGTTAAAAAAAACTTTGCACTCTCGATAGCTACACAATGGTTTCTAGAGTACAAAGTTTTTTATTAGATAAGTCTTACTCTTCCTTATCTTGACTTTCAGTTCCTTTAACTGCTTTTTTAAATTCAGATAGCATTTTACCGATTGACTCGCCTAGTTCAGGCAATCGTTTTGGTCCAAAAATCAAGAGAGCTCCTAAAACGATGATAATCAATCCCGGTGCTCCGATATCACGTAAGATTCCCATTTTTCTCTCCTTTCTGCTTTCGTTTCATAATGTATTTGCTGATGGCAATACTTAATTCATAGAGTAATATCAAGGGGGCAGTCATTGCCAAATCACTAACAAAGTCAGCTGGTGTCAAGATGACTGCGAGTACCAATAAGATAAAATAAGCATATCGGCGATAAGCAATCAATAATTCTGGCCCAATGAGTCCAATCGACGTCAAAAAGGCAATGATAACCGGCAATTCAAAAATCAGAGCCAAGGGCAAGGTCGTTTGAAAAACAAAGGACAGATAATTTTGAGCGGTTAACTGCGTCTCAAATAGTCCTTCTCCTAGCCCTAATAAAACCTGAAGTAAGGCTGGTGTTACAAAGTAAAAACCAAAAGCCAGTCCAACTAGAAAACAAAGGAAACTAGCTGGAATATAGGCAAAGACAGCTCTAACTTCTTCTTTCTTTAAACCAGGTTTAATGAAAGACCAAATATGATACACCGTGTAAGGTAGGGTGATAGTAAAGGCCATCAGACTAGCTAAGCGTATGTAAATCCATAAAATATCATTTGGCCCTAAAACAATCAACTTTTGCTGAAACGATTGGGTCACATACTGGTAAATCTGGTCTGCAAAAAGCAGAGAGACACAGAATACCAAAAAGAAACAAATGACCACTGCCAATAATCTCTTTCTAAATTCTACCAGATGTTCAACGATTGTCAATTCTTTTCTATCCATCTATTTTTCACCCTGTCTGAAAGCGACAATCAAAACGATAATAATAAAGATTAGCTGACTGGCAAAACCTTCCCAACTTGGATAAATTCCAAGTAAGTCAATCGTTGGAAATCCTGTCAACAAGTGATTTGGCGCCATATTGGTCAACTGAAGAGCATGGATACTAACTCCCAGCATCTTGAATGCCAAAGCATAAATCATCCAAGTCAAGATAAAGAAGACCTTATGTGGCAAGAAGAATTGACTGGCCTTGTTCATCACAACGGCAATAATTACCAAAATCAGCAAGGCAAGTGAAATGCCCAAGACAAATTTAAAGCTGGAAATTCTTGGTAAAATCCCAACATAAAAGAGAATGGTTTCTGCTCCCTCACGGAAAACAGCTAGGAAACTGAGGGTAAACATGGAAATAAAGGAGCCTGTTTTGGTCACTGTTTCCATTTGTGACTCCATAAAGGCATTCCATTTTTTGAC contains the following coding sequences:
- a CDS encoding chorismate mutase, which codes for MDLDIIRQEIDQIDDQIVKLLEARMHLVEGVVAYKKASGKPILDTKREEVIFEKVRNRVEEQRYQETIVATFSDILKRSRDYQDQNIK
- a CDS encoding flavodoxin, with product MALAKIVFASMTGNTEEIADIVADKLRDLGLDVDVDECTTVDASDFLEADIAIVATYTYGDGELPDEMMDFYEDLADLNLNGKIYGVVGSGDTFYDEFCKAVDDFDRVFVATGAEKGSECVKVDLSAEEEDIERLEQFAEELAAKVG
- a CDS encoding TPM domain-containing protein; translation: MMKKIVLILMSFFTILLFFIGPTHADLVIPDRPSNGIYDPNHYLSEVVSDKLIELNGKSDTQIGIYIVESLNGESLEKSANTIARSWKIGYSDSNKGALLLIAIKDRKFRIETSNNLATILTDTKAREILDASRDKMRAKDYDGAVIDIIQNISNQDYDLADAPVVERNYFYEVPKAIWELVVEILDHFGVIFMISFVVLFLTEGRVSGRKRRSNKFYYGKDKLYPDDKDFINDGSWSQKALTAYHIKNSDEYHNESSSDSSSPWSSDDWSSDDWSGGGFDAGGSSSDWSGGGFDAGGSSSDW
- a CDS encoding type B 50S ribosomal protein L31, producing MKKDIHPEYRPVVFMDTTTGYQFLSGSTKRSNETVEFEGETYPLIRVEISSDSHPFYTGRQKFTQADGRVDRFNKKYGLK
- the crcB gene encoding fluoride efflux transporter CrcB; translation: MKKEQFYPLGIFLAAMLGGLVRYLVSTWLPASPDFPWGTLFVNYLGIFCLVYLVKGYLLYKGSSKGLILALGTGFCGGLTTFSSLILDAVKLLDTGRYLSLVLYLLLSIGGGLLLAYYLGRKKW
- the rplS gene encoding 50S ribosomal protein L19 — protein: MNPLIQSLTEGQLRTDIPSFRPGDTVRVHAKVVEGNRERIQIFEGVVIARKGAGISENYTVRKISNGVGVERIFPIHTPRVEKIEVVRYGKVRRAKLYYLRALQGKAARIKEIRR
- the crcB gene encoding fluoride efflux transporter CrcB, coding for MVIVYLAIACGFGALVRYFFSRYNQASKLPLGTLIANLLGCFLIGLLYNHVESKEVYAILATGFCGGLTTFSTLNDELQRLLSDKKVFYVYLTLTYLGGFIAIFLGILL
- a CDS encoding DHH family phosphoesterase, with amino-acid sequence MDICHQILEKIKEYDTIIIHRHMKPDPDALGSQVGLKALLKHHFPEKTIKAVGYDEPTLTWMAEMDLVEDSAYQGALVIVCDTANTARIDDKRYRQGDFLIKIDHHPNDDVYGDLSWVDTSSSSASEMITLFAQTTQLALSDRAAELLFAGIVGDTGRFLYPSTTARTLHLAAYLREHNFDFAALTRKMDTMSYKIAKLQGYIYDHLEVDENGAARVILSQEILKRFNVTDAETAAIVGAPGRIDSVSLWGIFVEQADGHYRVRLRSKIHPINEIAKEHDGGGHPLASGANSYSLEENEIIYQKLKNLLKN
- a CDS encoding Nramp family divalent metal transporter translates to MSSYEKVSLSEINQSIDTPNNNHFWQNLKVFLGPGALVAVGYMDPGNWITSVVGGASYKYSLLFVILISSIIAMQLQQMSGKLGMVTRMDLAQATAYHAPKWLRYSLWVIVELALMATDLAEVLGSAIALNLLFHIPIMVAILLTVLDVFLLLLLMKFGFKKIEAIVTTLILTILCIFSYLVALSNPSMQGIFGGYLPTSTLFESPAPGHESQLTLALGIVGATVMPHNLYLHSSLSQTRKINYKDKKDVRKAVRFMTWDSNLQLSLAFIVNSLLLILGASLFFGHASEISAFSQMYNALQDSTIAGAIASSSLSTLFALALLASGQNSTITGTLTGQIVMEGFLHMRLPQWIIRIGTRIFALLPVMIVAVLFGHQEKTLDQLLVYSQVFLSIALPFSIFPLIYLTSKKSVMGEFTNAKWNTILGYVVSIILTILNIKLLFDIF
- the tatA gene encoding twin-arginine translocase TatA/TatE family subunit — encoded protein: MGILRDIGAPGLIIIVLGALLIFGPKRLPELGESIGKMLSEFKKAVKGTESQDKEE
- the tatC gene encoding twin-arginine translocase subunit TatC; protein product: MDRKELTIVEHLVEFRKRLLAVVICFFLVFCVSLLFADQIYQYVTQSFQQKLIVLGPNDILWIYIRLASLMAFTITLPYTVYHIWSFIKPGLKKEEVRAVFAYIPASFLCFLVGLAFGFYFVTPALLQVLLGLGEGLFETQLTAQNYLSFVFQTTLPLALIFELPVIIAFLTSIGLIGPELLIAYRRYAYFILLVLAVILTPADFVSDLAMTAPLILLYELSIAISKYIMKRKQKGEKNGNLT